One stretch of Alphaproteobacteria bacterium DNA includes these proteins:
- a CDS encoding 4Fe-4S dicluster domain-containing protein has translation MMSGNEAVARAAWESGLALASAYPGTPSTEILEELTQYPDLNAQWAVNEKVALEVAIGAAVAGSRSLAAMKQVGVNVAADPLMSQSLAGVVGGLVLVVADDVGLSSSQNEQDTRFWGRFAHIPVMEPADAQEAFEMTKAAFDLSEKFETIVILRLTTRVCHVKSLVTVGERRPPNSEGGFTYDPNRWVLVPSTAKRRLPLQAEREKALKAESESSPLNVVEQGSDKRVGFVTSGPGYLHVKESFPDAPVLKLGLSHPAPFEIIRAFAGTVERLVVVEETEKLLETELKAEGIGCTGKDILPSNGELAPEILIPAIAKFLGEPVPVRKLAHDSSLVFPRPPTMCVGCPHLGVYYTLSKLRRQVTISGDIGCYTLGALHPWKALDTTTCMGASLTMALGLDKGRLPKDADKSVVAVIGDSTFLHMGIQGLLNLVYNKGNATVLILDNQTVGMTGGQDHPGTGKDAYGMPAPKVDFIKLIEALGVKPERIHKINPYMMPVLFKTLKDEMAIPEVSVIITDQPCVLIEDHQRFAPYTVIEEACTGCGNCLKTGCPAILVRKRETVAKNGKDQELAFVDIDISGCTGCGLCTETCGPDAIKRMMPPTKTSKEAQAHG, from the coding sequence ATGATGTCCGGCAACGAAGCCGTCGCGCGTGCCGCCTGGGAGTCCGGACTAGCCCTGGCTTCCGCCTATCCCGGCACCCCTTCGACGGAAATTCTGGAAGAACTGACCCAATATCCCGATTTGAACGCCCAATGGGCGGTCAACGAAAAGGTGGCGCTGGAAGTGGCCATCGGCGCGGCGGTGGCCGGGTCGCGCTCGCTGGCCGCCATGAAGCAGGTGGGCGTCAATGTGGCGGCCGATCCCTTGATGAGCCAGTCGCTGGCGGGCGTGGTGGGCGGTTTGGTTCTCGTGGTCGCCGACGATGTGGGCCTTTCATCCTCGCAGAACGAGCAGGACACGCGCTTCTGGGGCCGTTTCGCTCATATTCCCGTGATGGAACCCGCCGACGCCCAGGAAGCCTTCGAGATGACGAAGGCCGCCTTCGATCTGTCCGAAAAATTCGAGACCATCGTCATCTTGCGCCTGACCACCCGGGTTTGCCATGTGAAGTCGCTGGTCACGGTGGGCGAGCGGCGTCCACCCAACAGCGAGGGCGGATTTACCTATGACCCCAATCGCTGGGTGCTGGTCCCCTCTACCGCCAAGCGCCGTCTTCCCTTGCAGGCCGAACGCGAAAAGGCCCTGAAGGCCGAAAGCGAAAGCAGCCCCCTGAACGTCGTCGAGCAGGGGAGCGACAAGCGCGTCGGCTTCGTGACCTCTGGCCCAGGCTATCTGCATGTGAAGGAATCCTTCCCCGACGCCCCGGTGTTGAAGCTGGGCCTGTCGCATCCGGCCCCTTTCGAAATCATCCGCGCCTTTGCGGGCACGGTGGAACGTCTGGTGGTGGTCGAGGAAACCGAGAAGCTGCTGGAGACCGAGCTCAAGGCCGAGGGCATCGGCTGCACGGGCAAGGACATCCTGCCTTCGAACGGCGAGTTGGCGCCTGAAATTCTTATCCCGGCGATTGCCAAGTTCCTGGGCGAGCCGGTGCCGGTGCGCAAGCTGGCGCATGATTCCTCGCTGGTCTTTCCGCGCCCGCCCACCATGTGCGTGGGTTGTCCGCATCTGGGCGTTTATTACACGTTGTCCAAGCTGCGCCGTCAGGTCACCATTTCCGGCGACATCGGCTGTTATACGCTGGGAGCTCTTCATCCTTGGAAAGCCCTGGACACCACCACCTGCATGGGCGCTTCCCTGACCATGGCGCTGGGCCTCGACAAGGGCCGCCTGCCCAAGGACGCCGACAAGTCGGTGGTCGCCGTCATCGGCGATTCCACCTTCCTGCATATGGGCATTCAGGGCCTGCTCAATCTGGTCTACAACAAGGGCAACGCCACGGTTCTGATCCTCGACAACCAAACCGTCGGCATGACCGGCGGGCAGGATCATCCCGGCACCGGCAAGGATGCCTATGGCATGCCCGCCCCCAAGGTGGATTTCATCAAGCTGATCGAAGCGCTGGGCGTGAAACCCGAACGCATCCACAAGATCAATCCCTATATGATGCCGGTCCTTTTCAAGACACTGAAGGACGAGATGGCCATCCCCGAAGTGTCGGTGATCATCACCGACCAGCCATGCGTGCTGATCGAGGATCATCAGCGTTTCGCGCCCTATACGGTGATCGAAGAGGCCTGCACGGGCTGCGGCAATTGTTTGAAAACCGGCTGTCCGGCCATTCTGGTGCGTAAGCGCGAGACGGTGGCGAAGAACGGCAAGGATCAGGAACTGGCCTTCGTCGATATCGACATCTCGGGCTGCACGGGCTGCGGCTTGTGCACGGAAACCTGCGGACCCGACGCCATCAAGCGGATGATGCCGCCCACCAAGACGTCCAAGGAGGCCCAGGCCCATGGCTGA
- the rpmI gene encoding 50S ribosomal protein L35, with amino-acid sequence MPKMKTKSAVKKRFKVTASGKLKAGVANKRHGLSKRPQKMKRQARGTFVLFEGDERIVKTFMPYAR; translated from the coding sequence ATGCCCAAGATGAAGACCAAAAGCGCGGTCAAGAAGCGCTTTAAAGTGACGGCTTCCGGCAAGTTGAAGGCCGGTGTGGCCAACAAGCGCCACGGCCTGTCCAAGCGCCCGCAGAAGATGAAGCGTCAGGCCCGCGGCACGTTCGTGCTGTTCGAGGGCGACGAGCGCATCGTCAAGACCTTCATGCCCTACGCCCGCTAA
- a CDS encoding ribosome-associated translation inhibitor RaiA, with protein MPNSVQISFHGIDHSDAVETRIREKVAKLEQFCDRITGCRVTVEMHHRNTSNLHHKGEPYHINIDITVPGDKIVVKRAPKDPHVHEDIGVALRDAFSIAERQLKDYTRKQRGE; from the coding sequence ATGCCAAATTCCGTGCAAATCTCATTTCACGGCATTGATCATTCCGACGCGGTTGAAACCCGCATTCGCGAGAAGGTCGCCAAGCTGGAGCAGTTTTGCGATCGGATCACCGGCTGCCGGGTCACCGTCGAGATGCATCATCGCAACACCTCCAACCTGCATCACAAGGGTGAACCGTACCACATCAACATCGACATCACGGTGCCGGGCGACAAAATCGTCGTCAAGCGCGCCCCCAAGGACCCGCATGTCCATGAAGACATCGGCGTGGCCCTGCGCGACGCCTTTTCGATCGCCGAGCGCCAGTTGAAGGACTACACCCGCAAGCAGCGGGGCGAGTAA
- a CDS encoding methyltransferase domain-containing protein — protein MWTDIVDLRDFYASGLGQMTARLLRRRIREVWPNLTGEAVLGVGFAPPLLRAGLDEAHRVAAVMPPPMGVLRWPAEGPCNSVLADELSLPFPDLMFDRVLIVHALESTYHPRSLLREAWRVLKDSGRLLVVVPNRLGVWSRLERSPFAVGRPYSPMQLQSLLRDALFTPTQSTGALYLPPFKSRMLLASASAAEEAGRRWFRGFSGVLMVEAAKQVYAAGLARETAPRKRTTVLALPQAPLSGSSLIEAGNRPGSKT, from the coding sequence ATGTGGACCGACATCGTCGACCTTCGCGATTTTTACGCTTCGGGCCTGGGCCAAATGACGGCCCGGCTGTTGCGACGGCGCATTCGCGAAGTCTGGCCCAACCTGACCGGCGAGGCCGTGCTGGGCGTCGGCTTCGCGCCGCCTCTGCTGCGCGCCGGACTTGACGAGGCCCATAGGGTCGCCGCCGTCATGCCGCCGCCCATGGGCGTGTTGCGCTGGCCTGCCGAAGGGCCATGCAACTCGGTGCTGGCCGACGAATTGTCCCTGCCCTTCCCTGATCTGATGTTCGACCGCGTGCTGATCGTTCACGCGCTGGAATCGACCTATCATCCGCGCAGCCTGCTGCGCGAGGCCTGGCGGGTGCTGAAGGATTCCGGCCGCTTGCTGGTGGTCGTGCCCAATCGCCTGGGCGTGTGGTCCAGGCTGGAACGCTCGCCCTTCGCTGTCGGTCGCCCCTATTCGCCGATGCAATTGCAAAGCCTGCTGCGCGACGCTTTGTTCACCCCCACCCAATCGACCGGCGCTCTTTATCTGCCGCCGTTCAAATCGCGCATGCTGCTGGCCTCGGCCTCGGCGGCGGAGGAAGCGGGACGGCGCTGGTTCAGAGGATTCTCGGGCGTGCTGATGGTGGAAGCCGCCAAGCAGGTCTATGCCGCCGGGTTGGCGCGCGAAACCGCGCCCAGAAAACGCACGACCGTCCTGGCCCTGCCTCAGGCTCCATTGAGCGGGTCGTCTTTGATCGAGGCCGGAAACCGGCCCGGATCAAAGACGTGA
- a CDS encoding PAS domain S-box protein has protein sequence MTKPNKKATQSAARRHVPVTDTECILDVLPDPVVLIDGSGLVRLANAVFEQLFGWTKSEILGLPLSLLMAHSEAAAREIAPSGYVHKEHGHCLMRSRPILAARKSGQLFPAELTISEFHQGGKTGFIGVFHDMRRIDEARKALNDNQERFALALSGTNEGIWDWDLQSGLVFYSERVRDLFGLERSVGTTNDWLACVHADDQVHYLAAVRTHLKGETQFLNIDYRLAGNERRWVRHRGLGLRDGSGRVFRMAGSVGDITETKLAEVKLRDTLAQVEAANRAKADFLAAMSHELRTPLNAIIGFSEMIHGQILGPVGTQKYVEYASDIMVSARHLLEIINDILEMARLEAGQTEFRPTLIDMTTVIETSLRLLHQRISHSGLTLAAKIAPNLPPILGDERRLKQVMINLLGNAIKFTPKEGLIVVEAKPVLDGRLMVRVIDSGVGIAERDIPRALAPFTQVDSVVARRYQGSGLGLPLAKAFVELHGGNLELSSILGKGTTVTLYFPAQPQHPQ, from the coding sequence ATGACAAAGCCGAACAAGAAGGCTACCCAGTCGGCTGCTCGGCGCCATGTTCCTGTAACAGACACCGAATGTATTCTTGATGTTCTTCCTGATCCGGTCGTATTGATCGACGGCTCAGGCCTGGTCAGGCTTGCCAACGCCGTCTTCGAGCAATTGTTCGGCTGGACGAAATCGGAAATATTGGGGCTGCCTCTTTCCTTGCTGATGGCCCATTCGGAAGCGGCGGCCCGCGAAATCGCGCCAAGCGGCTATGTTCATAAGGAGCACGGCCACTGTTTGATGCGTTCCAGACCCATCCTGGCGGCGCGCAAAAGCGGGCAGTTGTTTCCTGCCGAACTGACGATCAGCGAATTTCACCAGGGTGGCAAAACCGGATTCATCGGCGTTTTCCATGATATGCGCCGGATTGACGAGGCCAGAAAAGCCCTGAACGACAATCAAGAGCGTTTCGCCCTGGCCCTGTCTGGCACCAATGAGGGAATTTGGGACTGGGATCTGCAAAGCGGACTTGTCTTTTACTCCGAGCGCGTGCGCGACCTTTTCGGTCTTGAGCGCAGCGTCGGCACAACGAACGACTGGCTGGCTTGCGTTCATGCCGATGACCAGGTTCATTATCTTGCCGCCGTCAGGACCCACCTGAAGGGCGAAACGCAATTCCTGAACATCGACTACCGCTTGGCGGGCAACGAGCGGCGCTGGGTTCGCCATCGCGGCCTGGGGCTGCGCGACGGGAGCGGACGCGTGTTCCGCATGGCGGGATCGGTGGGCGACATCACGGAAACCAAGCTGGCCGAAGTCAAACTTCGCGACACATTGGCCCAGGTCGAGGCGGCCAACCGGGCCAAGGCGGATTTCCTGGCCGCCATGAGTCATGAATTGCGCACCCCCCTTAACGCCATCATTGGCTTTTCCGAGATGATTCACGGCCAAATTCTGGGGCCGGTCGGCACCCAAAAATACGTCGAATATGCAAGCGACATCATGGTTTCGGCCCGCCATCTGCTGGAAATCATCAACGACATTCTGGAAATGGCCCGCCTGGAGGCCGGACAGACGGAATTCCGACCGACTCTGATCGACATGACGACGGTCATCGAAACTTCCCTGCGCCTGTTGCACCAGCGGATTTCGCATTCAGGCCTGACGCTGGCCGCGAAGATCGCGCCAAATCTGCCGCCGATCCTGGGCGATGAGCGGCGCTTAAAGCAGGTGATGATCAATCTGTTGGGCAATGCCATCAAATTCACACCCAAGGAAGGGCTGATCGTCGTCGAGGCCAAGCCCGTGCTGGACGGCAGGCTGATGGTGCGCGTCATCGATTCCGGGGTCGGCATCGCCGAGCGCGACATTCCAAGGGCGCTGGCCCCCTTCACCCAGGTCGACAGCGTCGTGGCGAGACGCTACCAAGGATCGGGCCTTGGCCTGCCGCTTGCCAAGGCCTTCGTCGAATTGCATGGCGGGAATCTGGAATTGTCCAGTATTCTGGGCAAGGGGACGACGGTCACCCTGTATTTCCCGGCGCAACCACAACACCCGCAATGA
- the rplT gene encoding 50S ribosomal protein L20 produces MAHVKRGVTTHARHKKILKLAKGYRGRSSTCYRIAIEKVEKGLQYAYRDRRAKKRNFRALWIQRINAGVRECGMTYSRFMNGLKRAGIELDRKVLSDMAIKEPAAFKDLVTQAQAALAA; encoded by the coding sequence ATGGCACATGTCAAGCGCGGCGTTACCACGCATGCTCGTCACAAGAAAATTCTGAAGCTGGCCAAGGGCTATCGCGGCCGTTCCAGCACCTGCTACCGCATCGCCATCGAGAAGGTCGAGAAGGGGCTGCAATACGCCTATCGCGACCGTAGGGCCAAGAAGCGCAATTTCCGCGCCCTGTGGATCCAGCGCATCAATGCCGGCGTGCGCGAATGCGGCATGACCTACAGCCGATTTATGAACGGTCTGAAGAGGGCCGGGATCGAGTTGGACCGCAAGGTGCTGTCCGACATGGCGATCAAAGAACCCGCAGCCTTCAAGGATCTGGTCACCCAGGCCCAGGCCGCCTTGGCCGCGTAA
- a CDS encoding D-sedoheptulose 7-phosphate isomerase — protein MSGDTLFYDEIERHAHALAAVRDSLSEPFSALVAVCRKSLDNGGKLMFFGNGGSAADAQHLATELTIRYMRNRKAIAALALTTDTSCLTACANDLGFELIFARQIEALARPGDVAIGITTSGNSANVTLALEAAKAMGCVAAGLSGRDGGKLVGLADPLLIVPVHETARIQEMHILIGHMLCEALEREALS, from the coding sequence ATGAGCGGCGATACCCTGTTCTACGACGAGATCGAACGCCACGCCCACGCGCTGGCGGCGGTTCGCGATTCCCTGTCCGAGCCGTTCTCAGCGCTGGTGGCGGTCTGCCGGAAGTCCTTGGACAATGGCGGCAAGCTGATGTTTTTCGGCAATGGCGGTAGTGCCGCCGATGCGCAGCACTTGGCCACCGAACTGACCATCCGCTATATGCGCAACCGCAAGGCCATCGCCGCCCTGGCGCTGACCACCGACACATCTTGCCTGACCGCCTGCGCCAACGATCTGGGGTTCGAACTGATCTTCGCCCGCCAGATCGAAGCCTTGGCCCGGCCTGGGGACGTGGCGATCGGCATCACCACATCGGGCAACAGCGCCAATGTCACGTTGGCGCTGGAAGCGGCCAAGGCGATGGGTTGCGTCGCCGCCGGTCTGTCCGGGCGCGACGGCGGAAAGCTGGTGGGGTTGGCCGATCCCTTGTTGATCGTGCCGGTCCATGAAACGGCGCGCATTCAAGAAATGCACATCCTGATCGGCCATATGCTGTGCGAAGCGCTCGAGCGCGAGGCCTTGTCCTGA
- a CDS encoding indolepyruvate oxidoreductase subunit beta — protein sequence MAESAITNVLLCGIGGQGVLTASEILAEAAIAAGHDVKKTEVAGMAQRGGVVTSHLRFGPKIFSPAIPPGQADVLLAFELAEGLRWISHLKPSGIALVNTMRVIPPVVSTGLFSYPVDPLADIRASGTRMVPIDAGGIAKELGNARLVNSVMLGAVAGALPFAPDSVKECLVKRFSAKKPELGVLNAQAFEAGRAAAAAGAKAA from the coding sequence ATGGCTGAGAGCGCAATCACCAACGTCTTGCTCTGCGGCATCGGCGGACAGGGCGTTTTGACGGCTTCCGAGATCCTGGCCGAGGCGGCGATCGCCGCCGGTCACGACGTCAAGAAAACCGAAGTGGCGGGCATGGCCCAGCGAGGCGGCGTCGTCACGTCGCATCTTCGCTTCGGCCCCAAGATCTTCTCGCCCGCCATTCCGCCCGGTCAGGCCGATGTGCTGCTGGCCTTCGAACTGGCCGAAGGGCTGCGCTGGATTTCACATCTGAAACCATCGGGAATCGCCCTTGTGAATACGATGCGCGTCATCCCCCCCGTGGTGTCGACCGGCCTGTTCAGCTATCCGGTCGATCCACTGGCCGACATCCGGGCCTCGGGGACGCGCATGGTGCCCATCGATGCTGGCGGAATCGCCAAGGAATTGGGCAATGCCCGCTTGGTCAATTCGGTCATGCTGGGGGCGGTGGCCGGAGCGTTGCCCTTTGCACCCGATTCGGTGAAGGAATGTCTGGTCAAACGCTTCTCGGCCAAAAAACCCGAGCTTGGCGTGTTGAATGCCCAGGCGTTCGAAGCGGGGCGCGCGGCTGCTGCTGCAGGTGCGAAGGCGGCCTAG
- the rfaE1 gene encoding D-glycero-beta-D-manno-heptose-7-phosphate kinase gives MTDQSQLAAQVADLKDVPVLVVGDVMLDRYVYGDAVRISPEAPIPVLSIDHENAMLGGAGNVVRNLAAIGARAEFVTAIGDDASGREVRHLLEQENGVTPRLAVEAARKTSIKTRFCAGNQQLLRADRETVGPLSKGGQDDVLEAVARGLKDSRILLLSDYGKGVLSPALLPQLIELARCAGRPVVADPKGVDFSRYRGATLLTPNRRELAEATHMPVKSDEDVVAAAKHLMAACGVLNVLVTRSQDGMTLVESSGAVHHLKAEAREVFDVSGAGDTVIATLSAALGAGLPLVSAARLANAAAGIVVGKVGTAIVHPEELVAAFHHQDLWQAESKLASLEQAKERLSAWRLKGCKIGFTNGCFDLLHPGHVSLLAQARAACDKLVVGLNSDASVSRLKGPTRPVQSEASRAAVLASLASVDLVVIFGEDTPLALIESLKPELLVKGSDYTVDKVVGADLVQSWGGRVLLADLAQGHSTTATIARMKSE, from the coding sequence ATGACCGATCAATCGCAACTGGCGGCGCAGGTGGCCGATCTGAAGGACGTGCCCGTGCTTGTGGTAGGCGACGTCATGCTGGACCGTTACGTCTATGGCGACGCCGTGCGCATTTCGCCCGAAGCGCCCATTCCCGTTCTGTCCATCGATCATGAAAACGCGATGCTGGGCGGGGCGGGCAATGTGGTGCGCAATCTGGCCGCCATCGGCGCCAGGGCTGAATTCGTCACCGCCATCGGCGACGATGCGTCCGGGCGCGAGGTGCGCCATCTGCTGGAACAGGAGAATGGGGTTACGCCCAGGCTGGCTGTCGAAGCAGCGCGCAAGACCTCGATCAAGACCCGCTTTTGCGCTGGAAATCAGCAATTGCTGCGCGCCGACCGCGAAACCGTGGGGCCGCTGTCGAAGGGCGGCCAGGACGACGTGCTGGAAGCCGTCGCCAGGGGCCTGAAAGACTCGCGCATCTTGTTGCTGTCGGATTACGGCAAGGGCGTGTTGTCGCCTGCCTTGTTGCCGCAACTGATCGAACTGGCGCGCTGTGCCGGACGGCCCGTGGTGGCCGATCCCAAGGGCGTCGATTTCTCGCGCTACCGGGGTGCTACCTTGCTGACCCCCAACCGGCGCGAACTGGCCGAAGCGACCCATATGCCGGTGAAAAGCGACGAGGACGTGGTGGCGGCGGCCAAGCATCTGATGGCGGCCTGCGGCGTCTTGAATGTGCTGGTCACGCGCAGCCAGGATGGCATGACGCTGGTCGAATCCTCGGGCGCCGTGCATCACCTGAAGGCCGAGGCCAGGGAGGTGTTCGACGTCTCGGGGGCTGGCGATACCGTGATCGCCACGCTTTCGGCGGCCTTGGGGGCGGGCTTGCCCTTGGTGTCGGCGGCCAGGCTGGCCAATGCCGCTGCCGGAATCGTGGTCGGCAAGGTGGGCACGGCCATCGTGCATCCCGAGGAACTGGTGGCCGCCTTCCATCATCAAGATTTGTGGCAGGCTGAGAGCAAGCTGGCCTCGCTGGAACAGGCCAAGGAGCGCCTGAGCGCTTGGCGTCTGAAAGGCTGCAAGATCGGCTTTACCAACGGCTGCTTCGATCTGTTGCATCCTGGCCATGTGTCGTTGCTGGCCCAGGCCCGCGCGGCTTGCGACAAATTGGTGGTGGGGTTGAACAGCGACGCTTCGGTATCGCGCCTGAAGGGACCCACGCGCCCTGTGCAATCGGAAGCCTCCCGCGCCGCCGTTCTGGCCTCGCTGGCCTCGGTCGATCTGGTGGTGATTTTCGGAGAAGACACGCCGCTGGCGCTGATCGAGTCCCTGAAACCCGAGCTTCTGGTCAAAGGATCGGATTATACGGTCGACAAGGTGGTGGGCGCCGATCTGGTGCAGAGCTGGGGAGGGCGCGTCCTGCTGGCCGATCTGGCCCAGGGGCACAGCACGACGGCGACCATCGCCAGGATGAAATCAGAATAA
- a CDS encoding pentapeptide repeat-containing protein — protein sequence MNAAELKDILEEHTQWLRGGDTGQSYGKRADFAGQDLRGLDMTGTDLRHADFREADLSNCKLDRAILSGCNLTGVLLRNASLRGALLEGADLSNADLRMADLLGAQLTGADFWRANLNGCRIRAEVLHAVLRCRN from the coding sequence ATGAACGCCGCCGAACTGAAGGACATTCTTGAAGAGCATACGCAATGGCTCAGGGGCGGCGATACGGGGCAGAGCTATGGAAAGCGCGCCGATTTTGCCGGTCAGGACCTGCGCGGACTAGACATGACGGGGACGGACCTGCGTCATGCCGATTTCCGCGAGGCCGACTTGTCCAATTGCAAGCTCGACCGGGCCATTCTGTCGGGATGCAATCTGACCGGCGTACTGTTGCGCAACGCCTCGTTGAGGGGTGCCCTGCTTGAAGGGGCCGATCTGTCGAACGCCGACTTGCGCATGGCCGATCTGTTGGGGGCGCAGTTGACCGGGGCCGATTTCTGGCGGGCCAATCTGAATGGTTGCCGCATCCGGGCGGAAGTTCTGCATGCCGTTTTGCGCTGCCGGAACTGA
- a CDS encoding endonuclease/exonuclease/phosphatase family protein, translating to MNSAFRLATFNLENLDARPEHAGGASLDERLCLLRPQLERLSADILCLQEVNAEEIVKNGERRALALTRLIDGTRYQAYHLAFSRNRAGIRMADRHNLAILSRFPILEERQIWHHLVAPLRHFAPHAPDAPLPVEWDRPLLHVRLDLGSGANLHVLNLHLKAPRASFVEGAKENPDRWKNVQGWAEGFHLASVKRSGQALEARLVVDALQDADPQALIAVAGDFNAQDNETPLRLLRAEADDTGNAHLAARSLVSLERGLAESQRFSVIHHGRPAMLDHILVSRPLLGWARDIAVHNEALGDEAISPALIPATGESYHAPLVATFQAPEKAKA from the coding sequence ATGAATTCAGCCTTTCGACTTGCCACATTCAACCTTGAAAATCTGGACGCGCGCCCAGAGCATGCGGGCGGCGCAAGCCTGGATGAACGGCTTTGCCTTTTGCGTCCGCAACTGGAACGCCTGAGCGCCGACATCTTGTGCCTTCAGGAAGTGAATGCCGAGGAAATCGTCAAGAATGGCGAGCGCCGGGCGCTCGCACTCACCCGCCTGATCGACGGCACGCGATACCAAGCCTATCACCTGGCGTTCAGCCGAAACCGGGCGGGAATCCGCATGGCCGACCGGCACAATTTGGCCATTCTGTCTCGCTTTCCCATCTTGGAAGAGCGCCAGATTTGGCACCATCTGGTCGCCCCCTTGCGCCATTTCGCGCCCCATGCTCCCGACGCCCCGCTGCCGGTCGAGTGGGACCGCCCGCTTTTGCATGTCAGGCTGGATCTGGGAAGCGGCGCCAATCTGCACGTCCTTAACCTGCACTTGAAAGCGCCCAGGGCTTCCTTTGTCGAGGGAGCCAAGGAGAACCCGGACCGCTGGAAGAATGTGCAGGGCTGGGCGGAAGGATTTCATCTGGCGTCGGTCAAACGTTCGGGCCAGGCCCTGGAAGCGCGCCTTGTCGTCGATGCCCTGCAAGACGCCGACCCGCAAGCCCTGATCGCGGTGGCGGGCGATTTCAACGCCCAGGACAACGAAACCCCTTTGCGGCTTTTGCGCGCCGAGGCCGACGACACCGGCAACGCGCATCTGGCCGCCAGATCGCTGGTTTCCCTGGAGCGCGGCTTGGCGGAAAGCCAGCGCTTCTCGGTCATCCATCACGGCAGGCCCGCCATGCTGGACCATATCCTGGTTTCCAGACCCTTGCTGGGCTGGGCCAGGGACATTGCCGTCCATAACGAGGCCTTGGGCGACGAGGCCATTTCGCCCGCTCTGATTCCGGCGACCGGCGAAAGCTATCACGCCCCCTTGGTCGCCACTTTTCAAGCGCCCGAAAAAGCCAAGGCGTGA
- a CDS encoding cytidylate kinase-like family protein, which produces MPNFQSALQAIVSSVAIPGGGQEAKEGQRYVICISRDYGCRGELIGKKLAESLGVRYFSKEVLEKIIERTHMDPHVVKTLEEKVHKARDLWLYSLFTGQDASADTYKRHMVNIMLSLSRVGGVIMGRGGHVILGHTKALRVRLIGALDKCAERVAHEDGIGVEDAKKLIQEHNAQRGKYVWEMFHSRLNDPAAFDLVVNVDRLGDIDHVTAMLADAVKAVTEGENI; this is translated from the coding sequence ATGCCTAATTTCCAAAGCGCCCTCCAGGCCATCGTCTCCTCGGTCGCCATTCCCGGCGGCGGGCAGGAGGCCAAGGAAGGGCAACGCTATGTCATCTGCATTTCCAGAGATTACGGTTGCCGCGGCGAGTTGATCGGCAAGAAGCTGGCCGAGAGCCTGGGCGTGCGCTACTTCTCGAAGGAAGTCCTTGAGAAGATCATCGAACGCACGCATATGGACCCCCATGTCGTGAAGACGCTGGAGGAAAAGGTCCATAAGGCGCGCGATCTGTGGCTGTACTCGCTGTTCACCGGCCAGGACGCCAGCGCCGACACCTATAAGCGCCACATGGTCAACATCATGCTGTCGCTAAGCCGCGTCGGCGGCGTCATCATGGGGCGCGGCGGCCATGTCATTCTGGGCCACACCAAGGCGCTTCGCGTGCGCCTGATCGGCGCCCTGGACAAGTGCGCCGAGCGCGTCGCCCATGAAGACGGCATCGGCGTCGAAGACGCCAAGAAGCTCATTCAGGAACACAACGCCCAGCGCGGCAAATACGTGTGGGAAATGTTCCATTCGCGCCTGAACGATCCGGCCGCCTTCGATCTGGTGGTGAATGTCGATCGTCTGGGCGACATCGACCACGTTACCGCTATGTTGGCCGATGCGGTCAAAGCGGTGACCGAGGGTGAAAACATCTGA
- the mog gene encoding molybdopterin adenylyltransferase: MSQEIPIGVVTVSDRASSGVYEDKGGPAILAELGRYLSIPWRAETRLIPDVQATIEATLIELADVAGCSLIVTTGGTGPALRDVTPEATEAVCEKMMPGFGELMRLESLKVVPTAILSRQTAGIRGKSLILNLPGKPSAIADCLKAVFPAIPYCIDLVGGPRLETDPSICVAFRPKGTIALPGSPTRTG, translated from the coding sequence GTGTCCCAAGAAATCCCCATCGGCGTGGTGACGGTTTCCGACCGCGCCAGTTCAGGCGTTTACGAAGATAAGGGCGGCCCGGCCATTCTGGCCGAGTTGGGGCGGTATTTGTCCATCCCCTGGCGGGCCGAAACGCGCCTGATCCCCGATGTTCAGGCCACCATTGAAGCCACGTTGATCGAGCTGGCCGACGTGGCTGGATGTTCGTTGATCGTCACCACCGGCGGCACGGGGCCTGCGCTTCGCGACGTCACGCCTGAAGCCACCGAGGCGGTGTGCGAAAAGATGATGCCGGGCTTTGGCGAACTGATGCGGCTGGAGAGTCTCAAGGTGGTGCCTACCGCCATCTTGTCGCGCCAGACGGCGGGCATTCGAGGCAAAAGCCTGATCTTGAATTTGCCGGGCAAGCCATCGGCCATCGCCGATTGCCTGAAGGCGGTCTTTCCAGCCATTCCCTACTGCATCGATTTGGTGGGCGGCCCCAGGCTGGAAACCGACCCATCCATCTGCGTCGCTTTTCGCCCAAAGGGCACGATCGCTTTACCCGGATCGCCTACGCGAACTGGGTAA